The genomic window TCAGATATGAAGAGGATTGCACTATCTTTGCCGCGGAAAATTCGGATACATGGCAGAAAAGAAGTCCCTGAAAAGAAAAAAGTGGATTCAGAAGCTCCGTGACAAGTATCTTTTGGTGATCCGCAATGAGGACACTTATGAAGTCAAGCTTTCTTTTCGCCTTTCACGCCTGAATGTTTTCATCGTCCTGGGGCTTATGACGATCATTCTCGTGGTACTGACCATTTTTCTGATCGCTTTCACTCCCTTGAGGGAGTACATACCAGGGTACATGAATGTGGACCTGCCAAGACAAATGTATGCACTTCAGCTCAAAGCCGATTCCATTGAAAGGGCGTTCATGCAGCAGAGCATCTATTTTGAGAATCTTAAAAACATCATTGAAGGCAGTGATACAACAGCCACCTATTACCAGGTGGGCATTGGCAGCGAAGGCCAGCTGGATTCCTCGGCCGATTATCAGAACATTACCCTTTCCCATTCTCCTGAAGACTCCCTGCTGCGGCTGGAATTCCAGCGGCAGGGAAGATACATTCAGGATCTTTCCTCAGGCATCGTCTCTCCGGATGAGGGTGAACTGGTTCCTGATTTTTTATTCTTTTCTCCGCTGGAAGGAATCGTGACCAACCGCTTCAATGCTGATATCGGCCACTTTGGCGTTGACCTGGTTGCCAATAAGAATGAGCCCATCAAGGCCATTCTTGACGGAATGGTTGTCTTTGCAGGCTGGACCCTGGAAACTGGTCATGTGATCGCCCTGCAGCACCAGCAAAATATCTTGTCGGTATACAAGCATAACGCTGTTATACTGAAAAAGGAGGGGAATTTTGTCAAAGCAGGGGATGTCATTGCCATCATCGGTGAATCGGGTGAGCTTTCCACCGGTCCACACCTGCATTTTGAATTATGGTTCAATGGTAATCCGGTAGATCCTACTGATTACATAAGGTTTTGATGAAAAAGAAGGGGATTGCCATACTGGGTTCGACCGGATCGATTGGTAAGCAGGCACTTGAGGTGATCAGGCAGCACGGTGACCTATTTGAACTGGAGCTTCTCACTGCCCGTAAGAATGCCGGTTTGCTGATTGAGCAGGCGATCACTTACGGGCCCAATGCCGTGGTCATCTCCGACCATGCCCTTTACGGTCAGGTGAGGGAGGCGCTGGCGTCATACCCGGTGAAGGTTTATGCAGGGGAGGAAGCAGCCCTCGAGGCTCTTGAGATGGAAAACATTGATGAAGTGCTGCTGTCCATTGTTGGTTTCGCGGGATTGTATCCGGCGATCCGGTCACTGGAACTTGGACACCAGCTGGCACTGGCCAATAAGGAATCACTGGTGGTCGCAGGGGAAATCATCACCGCTTTGTCGGAAAAGCACCATGCCCCCGTGATCCCTGTCGACTCGGAGCACTCGGCCATCTTCCAGTGCCTGGCCGGTGAGCGCCTGTCTTCTGTTGAGCGGATCTATCTTACTGCATCCGGCGGGCCCTTCCGGGAGAAAGACAGGTCCGAATTTCCTTCGATCACCCGGCAGCAGGCGCTTCAGCATCCTAACTGGAGCATGGGGGATAAAATCACCATTGATTCGGCCACACTCATGAACAAAGGTCTGGAAGTGATCGAAGCCCGGTGGCTGTTCAATTTACAACCGGAGCAAATAAAGGTGGTGATCCATCCCCAGTCGGTCGTCCACTCCCTGGTGCAATTTCATGATGGCAGCATTAAAGCCCAGATGGGACTGCCCGATATGCGGCTGCCAATCCTGTACGCACTCGGATACCCCGAACGGGTCCCTTCTGACCTTCCGCGGTTCGATTTTTCGGACTTTCCTGCACTCACGTTCAGCCAGCCCGATTTCGTAAAATTTCGTAATCTTGCCCTGGCTTATGAAGCGCTTGACCTGGGTGGGAACATGCCCTGTATACTGAATGCAGGCAACGAGGTGGCTGTGGGAGCTTTTTTACAGGAGCGGGTACTGTTTACGGATATCCCGGTCATCATTGAACAATGTATGGAGGAGGTTCCATTCGTCAGGCATCCGGAATTATCCGAATATACGGAAACAGACCGGGTGGCAAGGAAATTGGCGGAGGCCATTGTAAACCAAAAACGACACTGAACATTTTATTAAAGCTAAACCAACGAAGATGGAGGTGCTGATCAAGATCATTCAACTGCTGCTAAGCCTGTCAATTCTGGTCATTTTCCACGAAATGGGCCATTATATTGCAGCCAGGGTCTTTAAGACAAGAGTGGAGAAGTTTTATCTGTTTTTTGACCCCTGGTTCCATTTATTTCGCTTTCGCCATAAGGAAACTGAATACGGAATAGGCTGGTTACCCCTTGGGGGATACGTCAAAATTTCCGGGATGATTGATGAATCTATGGACAGAGAGCAGATGAAACAACCTCCCCAGCCGTGGGAATTCAGATCAAAACCTGCCTGGCAGCGCCTGATCATCATGCTGGGCGGAGTGATCGTCAATGTCTTGCTGGCGATGCTCATCTATGTCGGCATCTTGTTCGCCTGGGGGGAACAGTACCTTCCGACCTCTGAAGTCAACAAGTACGGAATTTCCTGCGACACATTGGCCCTGGAGCTGGGACTGCAAAACGGTGACCGGATCCTCTCAGTCGATCAGGAGCCCGTGGTGGATTTCCAGAAAATCATTCCCCACATCATTCTGGAGGAGGCGAAAACCATCCAGGTCATCCGTGACGGTGAACCCGTCGAGGTCATCATCCGGGAGTCGGCAGTCAGTAAATTGCTCAAGCAAGAGAATCCTGTCATCTGGCCAAGGATTCCGTTCGAGGTAGCCGGTTTCGGCAAAGATTCCCCCGCGGAAAAGGCCGGCCTGAAACTGGAGGACCGGATCATTGGGCTAAACCAGGCCAGCCTGCCGTTTTTCACGGAGTTCAGGAATGCCCTGCAGCGCTTTAAAAACCAGGAGGTGATCGTGGACCTGGTCCGCTCCGGAGATACCCTGCACATTCCTGTTACGGTTCCTGAAAGCGGACTGATCGGAGTGCAAAATAAAAGCCTGGACGCTTTTTTTAAGTTTCAGGAAAAGGAATACTCGTTTCTGTCAGCTATCCCGGCAGGCATCACCAAAGCATTCACTGGGATCGGGAATTACCTGAAGTCGCTCAAACTGCTGTTCTCAACAGAAAAAGCATACGAATCGGTTGGCGGATTCATCACCATGGGAAAAATCTTTCCTTCTACCTGGGACTGGCAGTCCTTCTGGGGATTGACCGCCTTTTTGTCGATCATGCTGGCCATCTTGAATGTACTTCCGATTCCGGGCCTGGATGGCGGTCATGTGCTGTTTTTGATGTTTGAGATCGTCACCGGCCGCAAACCCAGCGATAAGTTCCTTGAATATGCGCAGATCGCCGGAATGATCCTGCTGTTTGCCCTTCTGATCTTTGCCAATGGGAATGACATCCTCAAGCTGATCAGGAAATGACCTTATTCGCTGACTTTTTCCTCCAGGGATTTGAATCCCTGGCCAAGGATCTCGTTGGCATTGATTACCGCAAGGAAGGCATTGGGATCGACCGTATGGATGTAATCCTCCAGGATTGCCAGCTCCCGGCGGTTGACAACGGTGAAAATGATCTTTCTGTCGTCATAATTGTACATACCTTTTCCTTCGATGAGGGTTCCACCCCTGTTCAGATCAGCGAGGATCTTGGTGCGAATCTCCTGATGTTTCTCGGAGATAATGAAAAGGGTTTTGTCATAGCTGATCCCTTCGATGACCACATCGATCACTTTGCCGGTGATAAAGATCACAATCCAGGAATACAGAGGGATGCGCCAGTCACCGAATGCAATCAGGCCCACCAGGACAATGACGGAGTCTACATAGATCATCAGTTGCCCGAGGGGAAGGCGTGTATGCTTTGCCAGAATCATGGCAATGATGTCCGATCCTCCGGAAGTGGCTTTTGATTTAAAGACCAATCCCAGCCCCAGCCCGATGAGTACACCTCCGAAAATGGAAGAAAGCAGTGCATCGTCCGTCACCAGTGGTGCATCGCCCCAGTACCAGGTGATCAAATCAATGAAAGCAGATGTCAGAACAAAACCAACCACGGTCTTCACTCCAAAACGGGGTCCCAGAATACGAATGCCGATGATTGTGAGGGGAATGTTCAGGACAAGGCCAACTGCACCGACCGGCAGTCCGTTAGGGAAGAATGAAAATATACCCTTGGTGAGATGGTGGACAACAATGGCAATACCATAGACGCCTCCCGGAACGATTTTATAGGGGGTAATGAAAAAAACGAAACCGGCTGCCAGGATAAAGGCACCCAGCGTGATCAGGCTGTAGGTGGCAAACCATTTTCGTGAAAATAATTTTTCGTGCTGAAGAAAGGCCATGGGAACGGATTTTAAAATCGGCGCAAATGTAGCTATTTTCTTAAATGCCCATAAATGAAGATTTTAATCTTTTTTCTGAACGAAGTACTATAAAATGAAATAATCAGTTATTAATAGGGATAGCTTAAAAAAACCGGCCATCCATTTGTTAATATTGCCCGGAAAGATTTGGTTTAAAGAAAAATCATTAATTTAGCAGCCTTTTAGGCTCAGGCTATTCGATGCAATTAAGAAAACGGTATATTGCAAATGCTGTAAGTGTATTTTTTTCGATTATCCCGTTTGTCATTTTTGGCCAGCAGGAACCTCAGTTTAGTCAGTATATGTTCAATCACCTTGGGATTAATCCCGGTGTCATCGGTACCAATGAGGCGATCTGTGCCTTCGGGCTTTACCGGCAACAGTGGCTGGGTTTTGAGGATACGGAAGGCAACGATGTGGCACCTGAAACGTATACGATTAATCTTGACGCTCCAATACGCTTTCTCAGAGGGGGTTTGGGTCTTTCCATAACTTCTGACAAGCTTGGCTTTGAAGGAAATACGATCGTGAAGTTTGGGTATGCCTACCATCTCAAGGTTGGAAATGGAATCATGGGTCTGGGAGCGATGGTCAGTTTTAATGATAAGTCAGTGGATTTTTCGAAATTAAAACCGGTGGATGATGATCCGATTCTGACACAGCTCGGGAAAGAAAGCGATATGCTGGTAGATGCGTCCGTAGGTGTGTTTTATCGTGTTCCTGAACTGTTCTACGTCGGCATATCATCCACACAGGTGCTTCAATCCAGGGGAAAAGCGCTGGGAAAGGTTGAAGGAGCGGAATTCAAGATGCAGCTGAGACGGCATTATTATCTCACCGGGGGTTATGAATTTACGTTTCCGGGCAATCCGGCCTTTACGGTTACGCCCTCCATGCTTTTCAAAACAGATGGAGCTTCGTTCCAGGTGGATGCAACCGCCTTGCTGAATTATAAAGACCGTTTCTGGGGAGGTGCCAGCTATCGTTTGCAGGATGCCATCGTTGTCATGTTGGGAGTGAGTTATAAGAACATCCGGATCGGATACTCCTATGATATTACCACTTCCTCCCTCGGTGGATCCTACAGCAGTGGGAGTCACGAAGTCATGGCCGGGTATTGTTTCAAGCTGGAAGTTGAAAAGCTGAGGCAAAGTTATAAGAATACGAGGTTTTTATAGGCAGCCGAACCTTGATCTAAAATAATAATAGTATATAAACATCGTTAATAATGAACGCAAAATCAGGAAATCCAATGAAAAGGTTCTTCATCTTTCTGCTGGTGATGATTGTTCTGGGGAGTTGCAAGAATACCGGCAACGGGGAATTGATCGGCGTGGAAAAACGTCCGCGTTTTTATCAGCCCGATCCGTATGGCATGGCTTATATCCCGATGGGAAGCTTTACCATGGGGATCGGTGACCAGGACGTACCCGCCTCACAGATACACCAACCCAGGACCATCTCTATCTCGGCATTTTATATGGATGAGACGGAGATCACAAATAATGAATACCGCCAATTTGTTCATTATGTAAGGGATTCCATTGCCAGACGCTTGCTGGGCGATGTGAAGCCGGAGGTATACCTCATTGAGGAAAATAAAAAGACCGGAGAAGTGTATGATCCTCCCATCCTGAACTGGGAGGAAGAGATCGACTGGTACGGGGAAGAAGAGCGCGAAGTCCTGGAAGAGATGTTCCTTCCGGAACATGAACGGTATTTCCGGAAAAAGGAAATCGATACCCGTAAATTGTTCTATGAGTATTACTGGGTTGACTGGCAGGCAGCTGCCCAGAAAGATCACAACACCCTGGGTGATCCTACCAACGGTATGTTTGCCAATCGTCCCCAGGGGATGACCGACCGGTCCGTCTATGTGCGCAAGGAAGTGATCAATGTTTATCCTGATACGCTGGCCTGGATCAAGGATTATGTTTATTCATACAATGAGCCGGCTACCCAGCGCTATTTCGCGCATCCGGCATATGATAACTATCCGGTGGTTGGTGTGAACTGGGCTCAGGCGAAAGCATTCTGCATCTGGAGAACCGAACTTTTAAACAGCTATCTTTCCTCAAAAGAGGAAGCTGTTCTGAATGAGTTCAGATTGCCCACGGAAGCTGAATGGGAATGGGCAGCCAGAGGGGGATACGAACTCAACCCCTATCCCTGGGGCGGACCCTATACCAGGAACGGTAAAGGATGTTTTCTGGCAAACTTTAAGCCTATGAGGGGGAACTATGTGGGTGATGGCGGCCAAACAACCGTGGTGGTTGCCCACTATCCGCCAAATGACTTTGGCTTGTATGATATGTCGGGAAATGTCGCTGAATGGACCAACGATGCCTACGACGAATCCACTTACAATTTTGCCTGGGATATGAATCCCACCTATACTTACAGTGCTAAGGAAACAGACTCGCCTTCCCTGAAACGTAAAGTGGTCAGAGGAGGCTCCTGGAAGGATGTTGCCTACTATCTTCAGGTCTATGCACGTAATTATGAATATCAGGATACCGCCAAATGCTATATCGGATTCCGTTGCGTGCAAAACTACCTTGGGAGACAAAAAGGGGATAATCCTTCCAAAGCATCCTATATCTACCGATAAGAAAAATACGTTTTTGACCTGAAATTTATTTAATAACCTAACCTATTTCATAAATATTATGGGACTTAACAATGTAGTTAGGAGTCGAGGATTTAAGAATTTTATGTCCAAACTCTATGGATGGGGAGCATCCGTTGTCATTCTGGGAGCTCTTTTCAAAATCAACCACTACCCGGGAGCTGACTACATGCTGGTAGCCGGCCTGGGTACCGAAGCAATCATCTTCTTTTTCTCGGCGTTCGAGCCTCCATTTGTGGAGCCCGACTGGAGCCTGGTTTATCCTGAGCTGGCCGGTTTGTATCATGGCTCTGAGGTCGATGTCAAAACCCTGAAAAAAGGAAAGCAGGGCAGTCTTGCGGGTGAGCTGGATTCCATGCTGGCAGAAGCTAAAATTGATCAGGGGCTGATCGAGAGTCTGGGCAAGGGCCTGAAGAAAATGAGTGAAAGCACTGCCGTACTGTCGGATGTTTCAAATGCAGCTCTGGCTACAAATGAGTATGTTGAAAATGTTAAGGGCGCATCCAAATCGGTCTCTGAACTGTCATCCACCTATGCCAAGACCTCACAGACTCTGAACAAGGATCTGGAAGGATCGCAGGAGCATATCAGCAACCTGAAAAATGCGTCCCAGTCAGCTGCTTCCCTTTCAAAGGTCTATAACGATGCCTCTCTCTCGATTAAAGGAAATCTGTCGGCTACGGATCAGTTCTCTGAAAGCATCAAACAGGCTGCTCAATCTGCTTCCACCTTGTCGCAGAAATACATAAGCTCAGCCGAGAGAATCTCTGAATCGGCCTCCAAACTCGAATCCATTGGAATGGAATCCAAGGATTTCAATACCCAGATGAAGAAAGTGTCGGATAACCTGGCTGCCCTGAATGCAATGTATGAGCTTCAGCTACAGGGTTCTAACGAAAATGTGGAGTCGAACAGCAAACTGCAGGTCACCCTCGGCCATTTCCTGAACAGCCTGAATGAATCCGTGGATAAGACCACGAAGTATCAACAGAACATGGCTGCCGTGAATGCCCTCTATGAAAAACAGCTTCAGGGTACAAACAAACAGGCGGAGGTGACCGATCAGATGCAAAAAGCACTCGACAGGTTCCTGGAGAACCTGAATGCTTCGGCAAACCTGACCTCAAAATACAAACAGGAAGTGGATTCACTGACCCAGAACCTGGCTGCCCTGAACAAGGTGTATGGCAATATGCTCTCGGCAATGAACGTCAGAATGGGCTCCTGAAGCCGATACTTGAACATAACATAGTTGACAGAACCAATATCAATATCAGATGGCTGGATATAAGGAAACCCCACGACAAAAGATGATAGCCATGATGTATCTGGTGTTGACCTCCCTGCTCGCACTCAATGTATCCAAGGAGATCATCGACACATTCATTATCATGAATGAGAGCATGGAAACCACTGCCAGGACATTTACCAGTAAAATGGATAACACGTATTCGAAATTCAGTCAGCAGCACTCATTGAATCCCAACAAGGTCGGCCCTTACTGGTCGAAGGCCCAGGAAGTACAGAAGATTTCCCAGGATCTTATTGATTATATCAATGGGGTGAAATATGAAGTTATCATTACGACTGACGCGGACATCAATACGGTGGAAGAGGCTAAGAATACGCCCCTGGATGAAATATCCTCCAAGGACCGGTTCACGGAACCCACCCGGTACTTCTTTGGCAGATCACGGACAGGTGAAGAGGGCGTGGCCGGGGATCTGAAAAAGAAACTCAATGAGTACAGAACGACAATGCTGGAGTATATGGGTCTGCCAAATGACAGCGACCGCCTGGGACTGATCACCGAGGGTGATTTCCGGGATGCGGACAATAAAAAACAGACCTGGGAACAACATTATTTTTACTATACGGTACTGGCTGCCGATGTGGCCATCCTGAACCGCCTTATCGCAGAAGTGAAAAATGCCGAGTTCGATGTGGTTTCTCATATTTACAATGAGGTGACCGCTGAAGACTTTAAATTCGACCAGATCAGCGCCAAGGTCATCGCCAACAGCCGGTACATTTTTGAAGGTGACAAATACGAGGCAGAGGTCATCGTAGCTGCCTATGATACCAAACAGAATCCGGCCGTGTACTACGCCGAGGGAGTGGATACCTTACGCAATATCAGCAATGCGAGGCTGGTCGACGGGAAAGATGGTGTTGTCAAACTTACGCTTCCAGCCGGATCGGCCGGACTGAAGAAATATGCCGGTATCGTTCAGGTGATGGACCCCTCCGGCATGCCGCAGAACTATGCCTTCAAGGATGAATACATCGTCGCAAAACCTTCTTTGACAGTCTCTGCCACCAAAATGAATGTTTTTTACATCGGAGTGGATAATCCGGTTTCCATTTCTGTTCCAGGTATCAGCAACGATTTGATCAACCCCCGCATCAATGTCGGATCACTGACACCCGCCCCTGCAGGAAACAATTACAACTTCATTGTCAGGATTCCCAAGGGCTCAACCGGCAAGGCCCTGATCAACGTCGATGCCGAATACGGAGGACAGCACATCAACATGGGGACGTCAGAATTCCGCATCAAACGTGTACCGGATCCCAAAGCGTTTATTGCCAATGTCAATGACGGGCCTGTGGCCAGGAATGCCTTGATTGCCGCCGGGGCCATCATCCCCCGCCCACCGGAGGATTTTGAATTCGACCTGAACTTTGTGATCACTTCCTTCACCTTTGTGTCGGTCCGCAGCGGGGATATTTTTAGCAGCGCAGCAAGAGGCAACCAGCTGACACAGGACATGAAGACCTTCATCACCAATGCCAAACGAGGCACCAAAGTATGGCTTGAAAATATCATAGCCGAAGGACCGGATGGTAACCGTCGTTTAGGTACCATCACCCTAGTCATTGAATAATTTAACGTGATAAAACAGTATCAGGAGGAGAAATGAAAAAATTAATTTATTTGGGTTTATTCATCGGACTGGCTTTCCTGGGTCTGACAGCTACTGCTCAGATCCTTGACAGTCCGCCACGCGATGCGGCCTACGATAAAACCCTGGTCAATGAAAATACTCCGCTGCCCTATGCCTACGTCAGGGAAGCCGATGTCCTTTGGGAAAAACGTCTCTGGAGAGTGATCGACATGGAGGAAAAGATGAACCAGGTATTTTATTACCCTGAAATACCCCATAACCAGTGGAGAAGCCTCATGCAGGTCATCATCGATGCCCTGAAGGAAGGATCCATCACGGCTTACGATGCCAGCCTTCCTACCGACGAATTCACCGCTCCGCTGACCTTTCAGGAACTGATGAATACGCTGGAACGAGCCGACACCATGTCGTTGCAACGGCCTTACCCACCGTATGACTGGTATGACACGGTGATCTCGGTGACTTTCAATCCCTCCACCGTGAAAAATATCCGTATCAAGGAAGACTGGTTCTTCGACAAGCACCGTTCCATGCTGGATGTACGCATCCTGGGGATCTGCCCCGTGGTGGAGGATTACGACGAGAAAGGGGAGTTCAGGGCTTTCAAGCCCCTGTTCTGGATCTATTTCCCCGAAGCCCGCAACATTTTCGCCAAATCGGAAGTGTTTAACCGTTTTAACAGCGCTAACCGGCTGACGTATGATGACGTTTTCCACAAACGAATCTTCAACAGTTATATCTACAAGGAAGACAACGTATTCGACCGGAAAATTTCTGAGTATTCAACAGGCCTTGATGCCCTGCTGGAGGCTGAACGCATCAAGTATGAACTCTTTGAGTTTGAACAGAACCTGTGGGAGTATTAAACAATAGCCATGAACGATTGAAGTGGTAGAAGAAGAGTTGGAGAGAGAAGGAGATCGTTGAAAGGAAGTTTGAAGTAAAATAGAGGGGTTGGGCGACTTCAAGCGTCCACCCCTTTTTTAATGTACCCCTCCCGTGCTTGCCCCGGAATTAAGGTCCAGGGCTTGCCCTGAGGTGAATCCCTTTAATTTTCCGGAATTGATTACTTTTGTTTGAATGCTGCCAGAATGACCTTAGTGCGGGTGCAATGAATGACCGGTTTACTGAAACTCCTGTTGAATATCTGAAAGGGGTAGGCCCAAAACGCGCCGAACTCCTCCGGAAGGAACTGGAGATCTCCACTTTCGGAAACCTGCTTGAATATTACCCCTTCCGGTACGTTGACCGAAGCCGCATTCAATTCATCCGTGACATAAACACTGACCTTGCCTATGTGCAGATCATAGGCCGGATCGTTCGCGTGCAACTGATCGGTAAAGGACCTGCCACCCGGCTTGTCGCCGTCCTGAAAGATCAGACCGGCGAAATAGAACTTATCTGGTTCAACGGCATCAAATGGATCAGAGATAAACTCCTGCCGGATGTGGAGTTTCTGGTTTTTGGGAAACCAGCTTTGTTCAGCGGGAAATTCAACATTCCCCATCCGGAAATTGAACCGGCAAGTGAACAGACATTATCCGTAACCGGAGCTTTGCAGCCGTTCTACAATTCCTCTGAAAAGCTGAAATCCAAAGGATTCAACTCTAAGGGATTCAGCAGGATCATGCGTGCACTGATTGACCAGGCAAAAGGTAATCTGCCGGAAACACTCCCGGCTGACATCATCATCCGGTTCCGGTTGATTTCCAGAGAGGAGGCACTTACCCATATCCATTTTCCGGCCGATGCAGGCATGCTGCAAAAAGCACAATTCCGGCTCCGTTTCGAGGAATTGTTTTTCATCCAGCTTAACCTGCTCCAGCTGAAACTGGTACGAAACCAGAAAATCACAGGGCTGACCTTCTCCAAAATCGGTGCTTATTTCAATGATTTTTATCATCACCTTCTTCCATTTCCACTCACGTCTGCACAAAAGAAAGTCCTGAAGGAAATCAGGGCGGATGTGGGATCCGGCAAACAGATGAACCGGCTGTTGCAGGGTGATGTAGGAAGCGGTAAGACACTGGTGGCGATCATGTCGATGCTGATGGCACTCGATAATGGTTATCAGGCTTGCATGATGGCACCAACCGAGATCCTTGCCGGTCAGCATTTCGAATCCATTTCCCGTTTCCTGCAGGGAATGAATGTGCAATGCGAACTGCTGACCGGTTCCGTTCCTGCATCCAAAAGAAAGTCCATACACGAGCGGCTCCGGAACGGGGAATTGCAGATCCTGGTGGGAACCCATGCCCTGATCGAAGAGGATGTCCGGTTCCGGAACCTGGGAATTGTCGTGATCGATGAGCAGCACCGTTTTGGCGTTGCCCAGCGGGCACGGTTATGGGAGAAAGGCGATGTACCTCCCCATGTTCTGGTCATGACCGCCACACCTATCCCCCGCACACTGGCCATGACCCTGTACGGAGATCTTGACATTTCGGTGATCGATGAACTTCCGCCGGGGAGGAAGCCGGTCAAGACGTTTCATTTCAATGATGCTGCCCGGCTCAGGGTCTTTGGATTCATGAAAGAGGAAATCCGGAAAGGCAGGCAGGTCTATATGGTCTATCCGTTGATCCAGGAATCAGAAGCACTCGACCTGAAAGACCTGATGGATGGCTATGAAAGCATTGTCCGTGAATTCCCGCTACCGGAGTATGCGGTGAGTATCGTTCACGGCAGGCTCAAGGCTGCTGACAAGGATTATGAGATGCAACGGTTCATAAAAAAAGAAACCCAGATCATGGTCGCCACAACCGTCATTGAAGTGGGCGTTGACATTCCGAATGCATCGGTCATGGTGATTGAAAATGCTGAACGGTTCGGCTTATCCCAGCTGCACCAGCTTCGCGGAAGAGTGGGCCGGGGAGCCGACCAATCCTATTGCATCCTGATGACAGGCAACAAGCTTACTGCGGAGGGCCGCAAAAGGATCGAGACCATGGTCAGGACAACCGACGGATTTGAAATTGCTGAAGCTGACCTGAAGATCAGGGGACCGGGAGACCTGGAAGGAACCCAGCAAAGCGGCATGATCCTCCTGCGGATTGCCGATCTGGTCAGAGATGAAAAACTGCTGACCCTGGCACGTAATGAGGCCATTTCCCTC from Bacteroidales bacterium includes these protein-coding regions:
- the recG gene encoding ATP-dependent DNA helicase RecG, with protein sequence MNDRFTETPVEYLKGVGPKRAELLRKELEISTFGNLLEYYPFRYVDRSRIQFIRDINTDLAYVQIIGRIVRVQLIGKGPATRLVAVLKDQTGEIELIWFNGIKWIRDKLLPDVEFLVFGKPALFSGKFNIPHPEIEPASEQTLSVTGALQPFYNSSEKLKSKGFNSKGFSRIMRALIDQAKGNLPETLPADIIIRFRLISREEALTHIHFPADAGMLQKAQFRLRFEELFFIQLNLLQLKLVRNQKITGLTFSKIGAYFNDFYHHLLPFPLTSAQKKVLKEIRADVGSGKQMNRLLQGDVGSGKTLVAIMSMLMALDNGYQACMMAPTEILAGQHFESISRFLQGMNVQCELLTGSVPASKRKSIHERLRNGELQILVGTHALIEEDVRFRNLGIVVIDEQHRFGVAQRARLWEKGDVPPHVLVMTATPIPRTLAMTLYGDLDISVIDELPPGRKPVKTFHFNDAARLRVFGFMKEEIRKGRQVYMVYPLIQESEALDLKDLMDGYESIVREFPLPEYAVSIVHGRLKAADKDYEMQRFIKKETQIMVATTVIEVGVDIPNASVMVIENAERFGLSQLHQLRGRVGRGADQSYCILMTGNKLTAEGRKRIETMVRTTDGFEIAEADLKIRGPGDLEGTQQSGMILLRIADLVRDEKLLTLARNEAISLLDKDPALKRRENQPVLRQLQRMKKMRTSWGMIS
- the gldN gene encoding gliding motility protein GldN — protein: MKKLIYLGLFIGLAFLGLTATAQILDSPPRDAAYDKTLVNENTPLPYAYVREADVLWEKRLWRVIDMEEKMNQVFYYPEIPHNQWRSLMQVIIDALKEGSITAYDASLPTDEFTAPLTFQELMNTLERADTMSLQRPYPPYDWYDTVISVTFNPSTVKNIRIKEDWFFDKHRSMLDVRILGICPVVEDYDEKGEFRAFKPLFWIYFPEARNIFAKSEVFNRFNSANRLTYDDVFHKRIFNSYIYKEDNVFDRKISEYSTGLDALLEAERIKYELFEFEQNLWEY
- the gldM gene encoding gliding motility protein GldM yields the protein MAGYKETPRQKMIAMMYLVLTSLLALNVSKEIIDTFIIMNESMETTARTFTSKMDNTYSKFSQQHSLNPNKVGPYWSKAQEVQKISQDLIDYINGVKYEVIITTDADINTVEEAKNTPLDEISSKDRFTEPTRYFFGRSRTGEEGVAGDLKKKLNEYRTTMLEYMGLPNDSDRLGLITEGDFRDADNKKQTWEQHYFYYTVLAADVAILNRLIAEVKNAEFDVVSHIYNEVTAEDFKFDQISAKVIANSRYIFEGDKYEAEVIVAAYDTKQNPAVYYAEGVDTLRNISNARLVDGKDGVVKLTLPAGSAGLKKYAGIVQVMDPSGMPQNYAFKDEYIVAKPSLTVSATKMNVFYIGVDNPVSISVPGISNDLINPRINVGSLTPAPAGNNYNFIVRIPKGSTGKALINVDAEYGGQHINMGTSEFRIKRVPDPKAFIANVNDGPVARNALIAAGAIIPRPPEDFEFDLNFVITSFTFVSVRSGDIFSSAARGNQLTQDMKTFITNAKRGTKVWLENIIAEGPDGNRRLGTITLVIE